aCCCTTCCCCTCCTAAGGGATGTCTGCATGGCTGCCTGGTGTGTTAGCTGGGGGAGGGAGCAGATGAATGCTTAGGCCAGCAGCCCATTAAAGCCTCACTGTTCCTTTTGTGCATGCTAGCCAATAACTGTTTAACTTTTTTACACTGTATGTACCCTGCCCACAGTATCTCTTTGCACAGAGCCAAAGTGCTATAAATGACACTGTGGATCAACCTATTATCACTGGAAAGCCAAACTGTTGTCCTTTCCTCCCCTTGAAATTCCTCTTGTACATTTTTGTCACATTTCCTACTAGAGCTCAAACAGCTGGTGAACTGCAGCCACCACGTATGGCAGTGACTCAAATCATCTCGTTGCTTTGCATATTCCACCCACCCGCTCCCCCTAACTGGCTCTCACCATACATTCGGGTTACAGTCTCTGCTGATGAACAAACTTTGCTACAGTGACATACGCAACAGGGTTTGACCGAGGCCGCAGCTTGCTCCTGCAGCAAGCTCCCACTGCTTtgcccctgctgctgttcccctTTGCTTTGCCCGCACAAGTGTTGGGAGAAGGGCGAGGTAAACCACACAACTGGAATGATCAGCGAACGTTCGTTCTTTCCCCAGGAGTTATCTCGAACCCCAAGCACCGGCAGGCAGCCGGGGTCGGTGCGGCCCACGAGCACCGAAGGGCTGGGCTGCGGCAGGCCCCGAGGCCTCCTCGGGGCGGCACCCGGGCACGCACCGGGGCACCGCGCCGTTACCGGCGGGCCATGAGAAGCGCCTCCCGCTGCACGGGCTGCGTGCGGGCGCTCCCGCAGCTAACCGGGGTGGACAGCGAGCGGCCCTGGAACGGAGCGCCGGTACCCGGCGAGGCCCCTCGCGGCGGGGAGCGCACCCGCCCCGCGGAGCCCCCGGCGCGGCGGAGCCCCCGGTGCCGGAGGGGCAGCGGGcggcgcccggccccgcgggcggGGTCCCGCGTCccccccgccgctcccgcaCTCACCTGCGGGCAGCCGCTCCCCGCACACCGCGCAGGCGCCGCGCGTGCGCCCGCCGGTTCCCCGCGCGGCCGCGGCTCCCGcaggcggggcgggcggggaggCTCCTCCCCGGGCCGGCCGGAGCTCGGCTCGCCCCGCGGGCACTGACACACGCACGTACACACGCACGCCGGTAAGAAATGGCCCCGCCGTCTGCGGGGACCCGCGGGTCGCCCTCGGGACGCGGCCCCGCAGCCCGCTCCGCACCGGCGGCGGAAGTAGGAGCGGGCCGGCCCGCGGCGGCGCGGAGCGGCTCCGCCCGGAAACCCGCGGCCCCGTGACTGCGCAGCGCTGAGCGGAGCTGCCGCTGGcccggcccgggcccggccgTCAGTCGCCGCCGCGGCAGGTGGGTCCCGGCGGGAGGGGGACCCGGCGTGTGCCCGAGGCAGCCCGGAGTTCTCCCGGGCGGCGCTGGGTGTGCGGCGAGCTCCGGGCGCGGCCGGTCTCTGGGAGTCGCTGCCGCTGAACCGGCTCACCGCGGGGGGAAGATGCCCGTGGGGGCCTCCTAGAGAGCCGAGGGAGCCGGGTGCCGGGAGCAGGGTGTGGCGGGGCGCCGGGAGGGGCTGAGTGCTGGCTGTGGCTCCGTGCCCCAGCTCGCCCTGCTGCACGCTGTCGCTGACAGGATGAAGCTGCGGCAGGTCTCCGACTTGAGTGACTTCAGCCGAGGCCACTGGCTGCGGGAGTTGCTGTGCCGCGGAGAAGAGCCCAGCCACGTCCAGTCCAGCCCCGACGGGCAGCATGTCCTGCTTCTGCAGAAGAGCCGGCCGCCCGCCCTGCCGCGGGTGGTGGCCTTCCAGCGCCACAGCATCGCTGGAGCCGacctggagaggagctggcagccgccccagccagcccctgtgGGACTGCtcttcctgcagagccctgtggtACCGGACTCGTGGGTGTTGGCCGTGGTGTGGGAACACGGCCGGACCGAGGTGTGGCACTTCGTGGTGGCCgtgggctggcagctgctgcagacgctggagctgtgccagggtgcccGGGCACGAGTGGTGTCCGTGTGCAGCCAGGGAGCCAGCCTGGTGTGGTGTGAGGAGAGGCCGCCACTGGGCGCTCACTCGGACGTGAGCAAGTGTGCCTTCAGGTTCTGTGTCTGTGCCCgtgctctggagctgggggagcagggcgTGCGGCTGGGCACTGCGAGGATAGTCCTGCACAACAGCCCCGAGTACCAGGtcctggcctctccccagcaTGTCTTCCTAGTGCCTGCTGCTGCCGGCCTCGCCACCACTTCCAAATTCCTCCTCATCTGGCATCCAGAGAAAGCAGAGTTCACCATCACAGCCCCCTCTGCAGGCTTCATCCACAGCAAGGTGCTGCGCTCCAGCAGCGAGTCAGACTTCAAGAAGCTCCTGCTGGGTTCTGTGGGCCTTCTCTCAGGTTTTGCGCCTCTGGACATTCACACCTCCACTGTGTCCAACACTGGGGGTCTGCTGCTGGTGAGCACAAAGGGTTCTGTGAGTGTCGTGGAGCCAGATGGGACACAGAGGCATATCTTTGACCTGGAGGGCAGCCCCCTGGCCCACAGGAGTCCTGTCCAGCTGAAGACTTTTGGcagcatcctggcctgtgtgcTGGCTGGAGTACTGTACCTTGTCGACCAGAACAGTGGAAGGCTTGTAGAAAAGGAAGTCCTGAGCATGAAAGAGGTGCATTTCCTGGAGTGCCAGGGAGAGGAGGATAGTATCCAGCTCCTCAGTCAGAGTGGCATCTACAGCTTTAGCTTTTCCAAACCTGAAGACAACAGCAGGCCTGAGCCATGCCTGGTGGAGATGGTGTTTGAGGAGGCCTGCAGATATTATCAGAGGAGgagcctcagcagctccaagcTGACGGTGGAGAAGTTAAAGAAGGGTGGTACGTTCCAGGCTCCTGTAGTCCTTGCTgccatcctgcagcacagcctccaACAGAAGCAGAAGCCAGCCCGAAGCCTACAAGACTCTTACGCCAAGCTGTTGAGCACagtgagcctggagctgcagagctacATGAGCCTGGAGCTCCTCAAGACTTGCGTGGTGTGCGCCCCAGAGAGTGAGGTGGAAAGCTACTGCAAGGAGCTGGTGGAGCAGGAGGTCAGCCGCATTCTGCAGTCTGACATGGACAAAGACAACTTGGCCTATCTGAACTCTGTCTTTGCCTCCTTCCCCAAGGCTGCCTGGAAGGCCACAAGGAGCTgcttgcagctgcagcagaatgGAGATGGCCTCTTGGTAGCCAGGGCCACCCCAGAGGTATGGAAGAAGGTCCTGTGTCAGCcgcagctggaggaggtggGTCAGAATGGGATGGTCCCGTTCTTTGAGCTCATTTGTGCCTCCTTCCTGAGGTTCAAACCCAAGTGGCTGCCCAGCTTTGTGGAGCTGACCCAGCAGTACGTTAGCAGCTCTTGGTCATACGGCAGCAAGGAGGGCCCAGAGGGCCGGGTGCCACTGTacaagagagcactgggagtgCTGGCCCGAAAGAACAAACAGGGCGAGGCAGATGAGGAGATGGAGCTGgaactgctgctctgcagcaagaGGCCTAAGGCTGTGCTGCAAGCTCTGCACCTTCTCATCCATCTGAAGCGGTGGCAGCGGGTGGTGGAGGTGGCAGAGAAGTTCTCCAAACTCAGCCCCTTGCTCAACAAGGAGATATTCATCACACTGCTGGCTGAGTTTGCCCAGCACCGGGAGCTGGACCCTTACGTGGACAGGCTGTGGCCGCTGTGCCCTGCTGAGCTCACCGCCTCAGACATCCTCACCACggtcctgcagcacctccctcATTCCCAGGAGGAGCCAGTGCCCTTCTCCAGCGAGGGGAACCAGCTGACTGTGGGCTTGCTTAAGCCACTGCTGCAAAGGGTTGTGCAGCGTCCCAGTGTCCAGGACGAGATGTACTCTgatgccctgcagagcagcaccttcCCCCCTCCCACCCCACCCCGAGAGCACAAAATCCCCTCCAAAGCAGCGGCTGATGATGTTCCTCAGCCATCTATGGCAAGGACTTCCTCACCCTCAGCACTGCTACAAGATGACAGTGTGTGAAGGGGGGAAGGACAATGTCATCCCAAGCCCTGGGTGCACAAGGAAGGGAAATCCTACCTGTGTTGGCAGTACAGAAGCCTGCTCCTTTCCGAAGCATCCCTGCAGCATCTCGAAGAGCCTGTTGGTGGCTGAGGTTGGGGGATCTCTGAGGCAGGGCAGGCTTTCTGGTTATTCCTAGCAAGTGCAATTGTGTGTGTGCCAGTGGAGGAGCAAATGCCAGGTGCATTTGCAGATGAAAATGCTGGCTGCACTACAAAACTACAGAACTGCTCCCTGCCCAAAGcactttgttttcagtttgtttggCTCCTTTCTAGCTCCACTTCTACTTTCCTGATGCTCTGGTACTGGTGGTGGAGTGGTAGGCAGTACACAGTCTTTCCCCCCCATTGAACCCCTCAGTGAACTGGGTGGTACCTCCAAACTCTGCCTGTGAGAAACAGGGCatgtttcctgcagctgggtcactgagtgctgctgctttgggctcAGTCAGATGCTAAAGGCCAGTGTGGCACAGCTCCATGGCACTGGGGATCCCAGCACACACGCTGGCAGTTGCAGCACTCCACACATTGTctggccacagctcctctgggatcAGTCCTGTAGCTGTGACTGATTGCAGCTACTTAGCTGAAAAGAGCAGCCTAATTCCCTTATCTCTCTGTCTCAGACAGTACCCAAACTCTCTGCTGAGCTGAGAAGCTTGCAGCAGGCTATGAGAGCttggggctggccctgcctttccctttcctttgtgGAAGCTTAGATTATGCTGCAGGACACCCGAGCCCTCTGTTCCCATCTCCTCTACCTTTGCCCTTTGCATACAAAGGGGCTTTGTCAGGGTTGTCTGGCTCATATTGTGCCTCTGTTTGCAAAATCGATGTAACTTGAGAGCAGTTTGTGCAGGAAGATCCAGGTTCCAGCCTCTCTCAGGTGCCTGGTCCCTTCCACCCAGAGGGAGACCCTCACTGTGGCTTTGCCCCTGCATTCTGGGCTCTGATGTAAAGGAGCTGTCTGGTGCCTTGTTGGGCTGCGGGAGATTCACCTGCATTAATCCTCTTGAGAGTGGTCTTAAGCGTGGAAGACAGactccttttaaaaataaaggttcCTAAAGCACTGCTGAGGTGGTGGTGGATGTTATGAGGGTACACACCCTCAGGAGGAGGGCAGTCTTGTTTTGCCTCTGGTGAAAAGTGGCCAGGCTCAtctccctggtgctgcccagcaTGGCTAACAACTGGTAGAGCTGGGCTCAAACAGCTTGCCCAGACAGCTCATTCCATCTGTGGTACTCAGCTGCTCACCACTGTGAAGCCACGGAGACAGAGTCTGCAcaggcaggctgcagctctgtgccacagggaagggCCATCAGGCCAtgcacagctgtggctgggcCCAACAGAGTTGAGGAagggaggatttttttctcaagcGCTGCAAATTCTCTATTTTTTAGGAAAACGAGCAACAGAGAGTACCTGGCTGGCCCAGCAAAATCCTGCAGTGTCAGAGCTGCCGTTGGAGAGATTATTGTTTGTGAAACCACTGTAAAGATGTGGCAGGGTCTGCCCCAGAGAAAGGCTTGGCTGTGGAAAGTCCCCATGGTGGAAAAAGGCCTGgcaaagaggaagagaaactgCTGCAATGGTTCCCTAGAGACTGGCTGGTTATTGATGAGACCTTCCTTGGAGGGGTCCTTGTGCTGTGGCCATGGGGCACCGTGAGTTTCCCTCTCACTCTGGCAGCTGCCACACGTGAGCGGAGGGAGTGGGGCCTGAAAGGAGAGCTGGTGGCATCCACTGTGGGCATTCTGTAACAAGCTGTCCTTGCCTCCTCTCCAGGCAGCTGGTGGCCTTGCCTGACTCTGGTCTCAGCCCCCTCCCAGGGCTGTTTGGGAGGAGGATGATGGATGGAACCCAGCACCTCTTAGAGCCATGGCTCCAGAGATTGGAAcactgccctggagctgcactgaatggggagctgctgagagcaAGCCCCACACCTTAGCAAAGGCTGTGCAGTCATTTGGGGGGATATCTTCAttgccagggctgggtttgggtgcAGGTAGCCACAGTGACGCAGTAAATGAGGCTGAAGCTCCCTGCCTTCCAGCACTGGCTctgcagaaaacagagcagggaagaAGCAATGCCCacaaagccagcagcagtgctgtgtgagaCACAGCATCCCCGAGGCACAGCAAGGGAAGAGGAAGTGGGAGCATGACACAGTAGGGACAGCCTGGGGCCTGGGGGCAGAAGCCTCCATGTATGGGCCCCAGACAAACAGAATTCCGGAGGCTGAGGGTCCAGGGCAGAAAACTGAGCTGAGTGCTTCCCAAGGGGTTGCTGGATAGCTCACACCAAGAACCAGGAAGCATGAGCATCCTTGGGGGAAGCAGGGGCCAAAGCAACCTGAAGGACAGATTGAGCTGACTTACAGGCAAGCCCAGGGCTCTCTCTGCAGTCAGATTctgctgggaggagacagcAGGAGGTAAGGCTGGTGCAGCCTCAGATAAAGGCCGAAGGAAAAACTAGCAGTTGGATCTGAAGGCAAGTGGAAAAAGCAGTAAGAGATGCACCTAGTGGAGGGAGAGCTGGCCTGGCCCTCATTCTGCTCCAGAGAAACTTGGACTTTGCCACAAAGGAAATGAGTCAAGCTGCTCACGTATATCCCCTGTGCCTGACACAGCTTTCGGGATGGGCCCTGCACTTTCACcaaggagcagcacaaagcaatACCTGAACTCAGCCCAAGGCTCCAGACCAAATCACCCTTGATTTATCTGTGCAGAGCACAATGTGTGCAGGGGTGAGCACAGAAAGTACCCATGGCACCATATCTTGCAGAGAGAAGGTGTAGGCTGCAAGCACCCTGTAAACTCACTGGAAATCCACACATGATACATGCTAGGGTTGCCAGAGGGAAGGGTTTaagtgctggggacagcttgGGGTGGCACTTCATAGACAGGAGGCTCTTTGTGCACCTTATCCCAGGGAGGGACCTGGCACTCACCCAGTCAGAGGAGCAAAGGGCTGCCCAGTGAGGGGACATCACCCAGTCTTGGTGACACTGAGCAGTGATCCTGTATCAACCCATAGGCTGGATGTGGGCAGAGCACACTTGGGAACACCAGAAAGAGCCCTGTGGTCCCAGGCACAGCCTCAGCCTGTGGGGAACCTTCCAGCCCCTAGCCCTGCTTACTTTCATCACTGCTAGACCTGAGGAGCACAGTCACATCCCACagtgcacacaaacacaccatTTATTATTTGACACCAAAAATTACAGCCCTGGAAAGAGGCAGGTTccctgcaaaaataaataatcacaTTTTTCAAGTGGGGGGGTCTGTCCATTTCCTCCATCTGTGGGTGATGGGAGCTAATGCCTTGTGGAAGGCCTGGGGATTTTGTAGGAGTTGAATGTTGGTGGCCTGCAAAACCAAGGTCACATATGTCAGCCACAGAGGGGGGTAAGGGACAGCTCAGGATGCACTGGGATGGTTAAATATCATCCCACTCCTATCACCTAGCCCCACAGGAAATAGGGTACGGAGACACCTTTCCCAAACCCACCAGCTTGGGAGAGTGGgaccagcagcacctccagtcTTGGGAGTGTGGGAAGATGATAGGGGACACCACAATTGCATGCACTACACAAGTCCCACCTTCACAGCCATCCCCTGGTACCAGCACACTCCTTGGTCCCCaccccctccctctgtcccctgaCCCCCCTGTACCTACAGGGGCTGCCCCCCACCCCACAAAGGGACCTGTAAGTAGCTTACATCTCAAAGTCTTCATTCctagaggggagaaaaaagaggggACAGTGTTAGTGGGGCAAGAAGATGCCTTGTGGGACAGGACAACAGCTCATGGTAGGACACAGTCTCCCATGGGTCACAAAAGGAGAGCAAATGAGCTTCAGGGTGTTGTGGTCCCCTCCGTCCTGGCTGTCTGATCTGATCAGAGAGCAGTGGCTCTTACAGGCCCCCAGATCATCAGtgccccttccccaggcaggcagagcagggccccacgctcagcagcaccagctccctgtgcctcagcttGAGCTCCCTGAGGTTCCTGGGCAGCTGAGCCCATGTCTCCAGCCAGCTCAGAggggtggcaggagctggggaacccccagcacagcagctgcaccacAGGGCCACGATGTAGCCCTCAGGAGTCAGAAATCCAGCTAGAAATTGCTCACTATCCCCAGGGgtcagtgcctgtgctggtggtggagctgccaggcagagTGTCCCagagggctgggggacagccccaggacactGGTGGCCACAGGCATGTGAGCAAGCACTGCACCCTCGTGGCAATGCCACCAACCACACAGCACACTGCATTCtgcacagcatccctgggctcccatgccagagctccagcacaAAAATGGTGCAAAACACAGTGAGTCAGGTGGTGGACTtgagccaggctgtggctgcagccctgccaggctccttCCTCCAAAGGGAATGCACCTTAGTCTGCCCTCCCTACCAGGAGGttcagagcaggcagagaaaaGCTCCAGAACATGCCCATCCTCAGAAGCTGAGGGCCCCAAGTCACCTCTCAGGTTCTCCCCAGCCCACATTGCTTTAGCATGAGCCCCACAGGCTACCACAGGACATGAAGGAGCAGGTGGCAGGGGGACCCCAGACGCAGTGTGGTCCCAGGGGCggggctgctcctcacctgTACACATCAGCAGTATCCATACGGCGGTAAAACTTGGCAAGTCTGACAGACAGGACgatgctgggcagcaggaacaaggtgcaccagcccaggctgaaCCAGAAGGCATTCTGCATAGGGTGCAGGAAGAGCCATGAGGTCCAGAGAGTGACTGGGAGCATCTCttctgctcccagtgctccccaaTGACCACCCACTCCTTCTCAGAGCCTAGCCCTTCCTCTTAGCCGCAGCACtttgctgggcaggagctgagcactgCTTCCTGTGCATCCCTGATCCTTCCCTGCATCCCTTATCCTGTGCATGAGGAGGACAAGAGGACCTCAGTGCCACCCCGCAGGTGTGTGTCACTCTACACACCGCTGCCCCACTCACCACAGAGTCCATGATATAGTCACAGCCAATGATCTCCACATCATCCAAGGACTGAGCTATGGGCTTGCAACGTGCCACATCTTTTgtcacctggggacatggtggggacaGCATATGTCAGCATCCACCAAGCCTTGCAGCTCattctccctttctctccacTTCACTGAGGAAGGCTCAGCTTACCCTGCTCTTGGCCCATGAAATGTAGGTCTCAAAGAAATCCAACAGCTGCTCCAGGAAGGCCAATGTCTCCTGGAGGGGCAAGCACAGAGTGGAGATGTTGCACCACCAGCCCCCTCCATGTCAGGATCAGGGGGCTCTCAGACcacctcagcccagcagcaacAGGGCTGAATGCTTCACCCCACCCTGGGATGCCATGAGGGAAGGGGGCACCCAGAGATGCAAGAGACACTCAGGGAAGGCAGGATGAGCAGCCAGACAAGGTTTGGCTTCCCTGTATAGAGGGAGGTCTTGGTGAGGGGGTCTGGTGTGACCTGACAGCAGGGCAAGGCAAGCTCACGTTCTTGATGATGTTTGGCATCTCCCTCTCCAGGAACTCCTGGGTTTTGCTGGCTTTGTCCAGTGCAGCTGTTGTCTGTTCCTGAGTGAAAGGTGCTCTCAGCACTGTGATCTAAGAGGGGTCTCTGCTCTTCACCAGCCCTGCAAGCAGCActccctggggcagagcctcTCAGAGCTGTGGtgctcccagcagtgacacACTGCTAGTGCCAGGTACACATTGGTAGTGCCAGGTACCTCAGGTGGAGGGAGCCTGTGCCTGGCAGGGTCCATGGCCTCCCTCCACCTTCATGGCCTCCAtgaacagcccctgcagcacatGAAGAGTGCCACAGCAGCCCCCAGACTGCAGGTCAGCCCCACCACCTCCACTGCAGGACCTCGAGGGTGCTTTGCAGGGTGCCCAGGACTGGCATGCACTCCCCTTGTGCAGCTTACCTCCAGCTGGGCAGCCCCACTCTGCACTGAGTGGATGTTCTCCTTCAGACTTTGCTGGGGACAGAGAAGGGGGATCAGAGGTGCAgccccagaccctgccagcaGGCTCTGAGCTCTAGGGaaacccagcccagcatccccaggacGTGCCCCAGCGTTGCTCACCAGTGGCCCAGAGAAGTTCCCCTGCATCTCCTTTTCCAGATCCCTCAGTTCACGAGCATTATCTTCCAGGTCCTTCTTCACGTCTGTGCCCTGGAAGTGCTGcagtcagcagtgcccagctctgggcctcCCCTCAACAcccaggcaggcacagaggaGCCCAGTAACcagtggctttggggacaggctGGCTATGGCCCTGGGGTCTCATGGTCTCTCACCAGGTTTTCTGCCAGCTGCTCCAACTCTGCAGCCAGATCCAGGAGGCTTCCTTGAGTCATATTCTGAtccagct
This genomic interval from Ammospiza nelsoni isolate bAmmNel1 chromosome 8, bAmmNel1.pri, whole genome shotgun sequence contains the following:
- the HPS6 gene encoding BLOC-2 complex member HPS6, which codes for MKLRQVSDLSDFSRGHWLRELLCRGEEPSHVQSSPDGQHVLLLQKSRPPALPRVVAFQRHSIAGADLERSWQPPQPAPVGLLFLQSPVVPDSWVLAVVWEHGRTEVWHFVVAVGWQLLQTLELCQGARARVVSVCSQGASLVWCEERPPLGAHSDVSKCAFRFCVCARALELGEQGVRLGTARIVLHNSPEYQVLASPQHVFLVPAAAGLATTSKFLLIWHPEKAEFTITAPSAGFIHSKVLRSSSESDFKKLLLGSVGLLSGFAPLDIHTSTVSNTGGLLLVSTKGSVSVVEPDGTQRHIFDLEGSPLAHRSPVQLKTFGSILACVLAGVLYLVDQNSGRLVEKEVLSMKEVHFLECQGEEDSIQLLSQSGIYSFSFSKPEDNSRPEPCLVEMVFEEACRYYQRRSLSSSKLTVEKLKKGGTFQAPVVLAAILQHSLQQKQKPARSLQDSYAKLLSTVSLELQSYMSLELLKTCVVCAPESEVESYCKELVEQEVSRILQSDMDKDNLAYLNSVFASFPKAAWKATRSCLQLQQNGDGLLVARATPEVWKKVLCQPQLEEVGQNGMVPFFELICASFLRFKPKWLPSFVELTQQYVSSSWSYGSKEGPEGRVPLYKRALGVLARKNKQGEADEEMELELLLCSKRPKAVLQALHLLIHLKRWQRVVEVAEKFSKLSPLLNKEIFITLLAEFAQHRELDPYVDRLWPLCPAELTASDILTTVLQHLPHSQEEPVPFSSEGNQLTVGLLKPLLQRVVQRPSVQDEMYSDALQSSTFPPPTPPREHKIPSKAAADDVPQPSMARTSSPSALLQDDSV